In one Pseudomonas sp. MM211 genomic region, the following are encoded:
- a CDS encoding TonB-dependent siderophore receptor, which produces MHLPTAHSFQSLRPLALVLPMALSLAPALLVSLPAAAQESREVRTYSIAPGPLAGVLNQFSAQAGIYLAGHNDLATGKNSPGLNGSYSVSAGLALVLQNSGLEAVALGGSGYVLRPLPASGALQLDSTTVSGSALGSGEAPGEPLAGYVALRNGSATKTDTALVDTPQSISVVTRDELRNRQSETLSQALSYTPGVTSQPTSFNRTADRFRIRGLDVESATGGSLRDGLRLQNNSYDGIQEPYGLERVEVIRGAASVLYGQLSPGGMINGVSKRPTREPLRELNLQVGQNDRKQLSADFSGPLGESDTLSYRLTMLKRDSDTPQDHINDDRLYIAPALTWRPNEDTSLTLLSFYQKTETGFSAPLPYQLVKGVGDATYQIGRHDFIGEPGYNEMNGEMSTLGYEFEHHFNEQLRINHKLRYYQTDVDWKYLQIQTSAAAINQAATTGILRRQYSDRHERARGLASDTNIESKWQLGGAEHSVLLGFDAYDMTYDSHNFRGVAPALDLSRYNYGQPVVVNKDSSLDRGSQIDTLQKGVYLQDQINIDDRWVAVLGVRHDWADQDQRQHRNGVRTSQNNEATTYRAGLVYKFDNGLAPYLSYSESFFPVSVAVAGGQSFVPTEGKQYEAGIRYQPDGRNLLLSAAVFELTQQNVFKQNPATNIASQTGEVRSRGFEAEAKADLSEALSLIASYAYIDARITESVIPGEVGQRSEDTPYHQAALWLDYNFMRLNLPQLTVGAGARYKGTTQASEMDSAMPAYTLFDAMVSYQLDANWDVSLNANNLTNKQYTYCEFATCTYGDERQLVGSVNFSW; this is translated from the coding sequence ATGCACTTGCCAACCGCGCACTCCTTCCAATCCCTGCGGCCACTCGCACTGGTCTTGCCAATGGCGCTGTCCCTCGCTCCGGCCTTGCTGGTTTCGCTACCGGCAGCGGCGCAGGAAAGCCGCGAGGTGCGCACTTACAGCATCGCGCCAGGCCCGCTGGCCGGCGTGCTCAACCAGTTCTCGGCCCAGGCGGGCATCTACCTCGCTGGGCATAACGACCTGGCGACGGGCAAGAACAGCCCCGGTCTGAATGGCAGCTACTCGGTGTCCGCTGGGCTTGCCCTGGTGCTGCAGAACTCTGGCCTGGAAGCAGTCGCTCTGGGCGGCAGCGGCTACGTGCTACGCCCGCTGCCAGCCAGTGGCGCGCTGCAGCTCGATAGCACCACTGTGTCTGGAAGCGCGCTGGGCAGTGGCGAGGCACCGGGTGAGCCGCTCGCCGGTTACGTGGCCCTGCGCAACGGCAGCGCGACCAAAACGGATACAGCATTGGTCGATACCCCGCAGTCGATCTCGGTGGTCACCCGCGACGAGCTGCGCAATCGCCAGTCGGAAACCCTGTCCCAGGCACTCAGCTATACACCGGGTGTCACCAGCCAGCCGACCAGTTTCAACCGCACGGCGGATCGTTTTCGTATCCGTGGCCTCGATGTCGAGTCCGCCACCGGCGGCTCGCTGCGCGATGGCCTGCGCCTGCAGAACAACTCCTATGACGGCATTCAGGAGCCCTATGGCCTGGAGCGCGTCGAGGTGATTCGCGGCGCGGCGTCCGTGCTCTACGGGCAGCTGTCGCCAGGCGGCATGATCAACGGGGTGAGCAAGCGGCCGACTCGGGAGCCGCTGCGCGAACTGAACCTGCAGGTCGGCCAGAACGACCGCAAGCAGCTGTCCGCTGACTTCAGCGGCCCGCTCGGTGAAAGCGATACGCTGAGCTACCGCCTGACGATGCTCAAGCGCGACAGCGACACGCCGCAGGATCATATCAATGACGACAGGCTCTATATCGCACCGGCGCTGACCTGGCGCCCGAACGAAGACACCTCCCTGACCCTGCTGTCGTTCTACCAGAAGACCGAAACGGGCTTCTCCGCGCCGCTGCCCTATCAACTGGTCAAGGGTGTGGGCGACGCGACGTACCAGATAGGCCGCCACGACTTTATCGGCGAGCCCGGCTACAACGAAATGAACGGTGAGATGTCGACGCTGGGTTACGAGTTCGAGCACCACTTCAACGAGCAGCTGCGCATCAACCACAAGCTGCGTTACTACCAGACCGACGTGGACTGGAAGTACCTGCAGATACAAACCTCCGCCGCGGCCATCAATCAGGCAGCCACCACGGGCATCCTGCGCCGCCAGTACAGCGACCGCCACGAGCGCGCCCGCGGCCTGGCCAGCGACACCAATATCGAGTCCAAATGGCAGCTTGGTGGCGCCGAGCACAGCGTACTGCTGGGCTTCGATGCTTACGACATGACCTACGACTCGCACAACTTTCGCGGCGTAGCGCCAGCGCTTGACCTGAGCCGCTACAACTACGGGCAGCCAGTGGTAGTGAACAAGGACTCCAGCCTGGATCGCGGCTCACAAATCGACACCCTGCAAAAGGGCGTTTATCTGCAGGATCAGATCAACATCGACGACCGCTGGGTTGCCGTACTCGGCGTGCGCCACGACTGGGCCGACCAGGATCAGCGTCAGCATCGCAACGGCGTACGCACCAGCCAGAACAATGAAGCCACCACCTACCGCGCCGGGCTGGTGTACAAGTTCGATAACGGCCTGGCACCGTACCTGAGCTACAGCGAATCGTTCTTCCCGGTGTCAGTGGCCGTTGCCGGCGGGCAGAGCTTCGTGCCCACAGAAGGCAAGCAATACGAGGCGGGGATTCGCTACCAGCCCGACGGCCGCAACCTGCTGCTCAGTGCGGCGGTTTTCGAGCTGACCCAGCAGAACGTGTTCAAGCAGAACCCTGCCACCAACATCGCCTCGCAGACTGGCGAAGTGCGCTCGCGCGGCTTCGAGGCGGAAGCCAAGGCCGACCTCAGCGAAGCCCTCAGCCTGATCGCCTCCTACGCCTATATCGATGCGCGCATCACAGAGAGCGTGATCCCCGGCGAAGTTGGCCAACGCAGTGAAGACACGCCCTATCACCAGGCGGCGCTGTGGCTCGACTACAACTTCATGCGCCTCAACCTGCCGCAGCTCACCGTTGGTGCTGGCGCCCGTTACAAGGGCACCACCCAGGCCTCCGAAATGGACTCGGCGATGCCCGCCTACACCCTGTTCGATGCCATGGTCAGCTACCAGCTCGACGCGAACTGGGACGTCAGCCTCAACGCCAACAACCTCACCAACAAGCAGTACACCTACTGCGAGTTCGCCACCTGCACCTATGGCGACGAGCGCCAATTGGTCGGCTCGGTGAATTTCAGCTGGTGA
- a CDS encoding FecR domain-containing protein translates to MHTQQDRTLSHASLQQAANWYVLLHDEQPDSQMRQQWQQWLEQHSEHRDAWHYVERVSQRFGNLQQQDDPQALRQALGQESRAGFSRRQGLKSLLIIGAGSVLGWGTWRNTPLPRLLAGWTADFATGTGEVREARLADGTHLWLNATSAVDAQFSTSLRLLHLRFGEVLIDTAKDARPLFIDNRHGRMQALGTRFSVRQTPEETWLTVFDGTVEICTADSRETRRVEAGQQVGFNAQRVGGQAPAASARESWTRHVLAAEGMPLGQLLEELSHFRRGHLGCNPSIASLPVMGYFPLDDSEQTLQLLQAALPIRIQRLTDWWVSVEPASA, encoded by the coding sequence ATGCATACCCAACAAGACCGCACGCTCAGCCATGCCAGCCTGCAACAGGCCGCCAACTGGTATGTGCTGCTGCACGACGAACAACCAGACAGCCAGATGCGCCAGCAATGGCAGCAGTGGCTCGAGCAACACAGCGAACACCGTGACGCCTGGCACTATGTGGAGCGGGTCAGCCAGCGCTTCGGCAACCTGCAGCAACAGGACGATCCCCAGGCCCTGCGCCAGGCTCTGGGTCAGGAAAGCCGCGCGGGCTTCAGTCGTCGTCAGGGCCTCAAGAGCCTGCTGATTATCGGCGCCGGCAGCGTGCTTGGCTGGGGCACTTGGCGCAATACTCCGCTACCACGCTTGCTGGCTGGCTGGACGGCGGACTTCGCCACCGGCACCGGCGAGGTGCGTGAAGCCAGGCTGGCTGATGGCACCCACCTGTGGCTTAACGCAACCAGTGCGGTGGATGCCCAATTCAGCACCAGCCTGCGCCTGCTGCACCTGCGTTTCGGTGAAGTGCTGATCGATACCGCGAAAGACGCCAGGCCCTTGTTCATCGACAACAGGCATGGCCGCATGCAGGCCCTGGGCACCCGCTTCAGTGTGCGCCAGACGCCTGAAGAAACCTGGCTGACGGTGTTCGATGGCACAGTGGAAATCTGCACCGCAGATAGCCGCGAGACGCGGCGGGTCGAGGCTGGCCAGCAGGTCGGCTTCAATGCCCAACGGGTTGGCGGCCAGGCACCCGCCGCCAGCGCTCGCGAGTCGTGGACGCGCCATGTGCTGGCGGCTGAGGGCATGCCCCTGGGGCAACTGCTCGAAGAGCTATCGCACTTTCGCCGTGGGCACCTGGGCTGCAATCCGAGCATCGCCAGCTTGCCGGTGATGGGCTATTTCCCGCTGGACGACAGCGAGCAAACACTGCAACTGCTGCAAGCTGCCCTACCAATCCGTATCCAACGGCTCACCGACTGGTGGGTGAGCGTCGAGCCAGCCAGTGCCTGA
- a CDS encoding sigma-70 family RNA polymerase sigma factor — protein MTPLDTNHLHSLYASHSGWLQQFLRRRLGDGADAADLVQDTFVRLLLRPRSFDSDSGERSYLATIARGLSIDHWRRKQLEQAWLSVLANRPQALQPSPEQAALIMETLHEVDAMLLRLPARVREAFLLAQLDGLPYREIARQLGVSERMVKKYLAQALLHCALLEAELDGLLVE, from the coding sequence ATGACGCCTCTCGATACCAACCACCTGCATAGCCTCTACGCCAGCCACAGCGGCTGGCTGCAGCAGTTTCTGCGCCGCCGCCTGGGCGATGGCGCCGATGCCGCCGACCTGGTGCAAGACACCTTCGTGCGCCTGCTGCTTCGCCCGCGCAGCTTCGACAGTGACAGTGGCGAGCGCTCCTACCTGGCGACCATAGCCCGCGGCCTGAGCATCGACCACTGGCGCCGCAAGCAATTGGAACAGGCCTGGTTGAGTGTGCTCGCCAACCGTCCGCAAGCGCTGCAGCCCTCGCCGGAGCAGGCGGCGTTGATCATGGAAACCCTGCACGAAGTTGACGCCATGCTGCTGCGCCTACCTGCCCGGGTGAGGGAGGCGTTTTTGCTGGCTCAGCTCGATGGTTTGCCCTACCGCGAGATAGCCCGGCAGCTCGGCGTATCCGAGCGCATGGTCAAGAAGTACCTGGCCCAGGCTCTGCTGCATTGCGCCCTGCTCGAAGCGGAGCTCGACGGCCTGCTGGTCGAGTGA
- a CDS encoding NAD(P)/FAD-dependent oxidoreductase — MKQRILVIGTGFAGLWSALSAARLLDLQAREDIEVCVIAPKAQLHVRPRFYEADVARMSAPLDKLFAVVGIRFVQGWVTGIDSARQTLTYRSEHGLDSELGYSRLILASGSQVVRPALSGVEHAFDVDSLEQALALERHLHSLRDLPDSPARNTVVVAGGGFTGIETATELPARLRSILGDDVDIRVIVVDRGERIGASLGEHVAPIVAEASAQQGVNWRLGSAVGSVDAGGVTLTNGERIDAQTVIWTVGVQASPLTRELTAERDAQGRLHVDRNLKVSGLESVYAAGDTAYAAVDDHGNHALMSCQHAIALGRSAGNNAAADLLAIAPITYSQPKYVTCLDLGEWGALFTEGWERKVMLTGTKGKQLKTEINTQWIYPPAAIRETALAAADPLIPVVA; from the coding sequence ATGAAGCAACGAATTCTAGTCATCGGCACCGGTTTCGCCGGTCTGTGGAGCGCCCTGAGCGCAGCGCGTCTGCTCGACCTGCAGGCACGCGAGGATATCGAGGTCTGCGTGATTGCTCCCAAGGCGCAACTGCACGTGCGGCCACGCTTTTACGAGGCGGATGTAGCGCGGATGAGCGCACCGCTGGACAAGCTGTTCGCCGTGGTCGGCATCCGCTTCGTGCAAGGCTGGGTCACGGGTATCGACAGCGCCAGGCAAACCCTGACCTACCGAAGCGAACACGGCCTCGACAGCGAGCTGGGCTATAGCCGCCTGATCCTCGCCAGCGGCAGCCAGGTGGTGCGCCCCGCCTTGAGCGGCGTCGAACATGCCTTCGATGTCGACAGCCTGGAGCAGGCCCTGGCTCTGGAGCGTCATCTCCACAGCCTGCGCGATCTGCCAGACAGCCCCGCGCGCAACACCGTAGTAGTCGCGGGCGGCGGCTTCACCGGTATCGAAACCGCTACCGAGCTGCCCGCTCGCCTGCGCAGCATCCTGGGCGACGATGTTGATATCCGCGTGATCGTGGTCGACCGTGGCGAGCGGATCGGCGCCAGCCTGGGCGAACACGTCGCCCCCATCGTGGCCGAAGCCAGCGCCCAGCAGGGCGTTAACTGGCGCCTGGGCAGTGCAGTGGGTTCGGTAGATGCGGGCGGCGTCACGCTCACCAACGGCGAACGCATCGACGCCCAGACGGTCATCTGGACGGTTGGCGTGCAGGCCTCGCCGCTAACCCGAGAGCTGACTGCCGAGCGGGACGCTCAGGGTCGCCTGCATGTTGACCGTAACCTCAAGGTCTCCGGGCTGGAGAGCGTGTACGCCGCCGGTGATACCGCCTACGCGGCAGTAGATGACCACGGCAACCATGCGCTGATGTCCTGCCAGCACGCCATCGCCCTGGGCCGATCTGCAGGCAACAACGCGGCGGCCGACCTGCTCGCTATCGCACCCATTACCTACAGCCAGCCCAAGTATGTCACCTGCCTGGATCTCGGCGAATGGGGCGCGCTATTCACCGAAGGCTGGGAGCGCAAAGTGATGCTGACCGGCACCAAGGGCAAGCAGCTGAAAACCGAGATCAACACCCAGTGGATCTACCCGCCAGCCGCGATCCGCGAAACCGCTCTGGCAGCGGCCGACCCGCTGATTCCAGTGGTGGCCTGA
- the pdxR gene encoding MocR-like pyridoxine biosynthesis transcription factor PdxR, whose protein sequence is MAAKNQGPLVVSLPLGEPQPGESLQRWLYTALREAILSSRLPSGSQLPSTRALAEHYGMARGTAQAAYQQLQSEGYLNTDSGYGTRVCVVLPDATLNAGYVRRPIAPQVEQRDAPDTLWAQRLQAEKPVFMSGGAQAGLRPFFPHRGDVLAFPIDLWRKLHTGHLRSSRLLDMLDADPAGLPVLRNAIAQYLSIARGVRVTAERIVILGSVQQALDLTLRLVVAPGETVWMEDPGYPGARQLMKASGVEMVDVPVDREGLQVEEGIHLAPGARMAYVTPSHQAPLGGELSPARRIALLRWASENGSYIFEDDYDSEYRFVAKPIPALRSMANSDAQVILAGTFSKLLFPSLRLAYVVLPPQLVESFTRLVSLTARHANSLSQAVLADFIAQGHFDRHLRRMRKLYAARAEAFAHAAEQHWQGLIDVPPIRAGLDVVCGLLAGDELDVQARLAAEGIDVMPLQRYCVKPRAPGLVMGFAPYDEAAIERAAKDVARLLQSVKVR, encoded by the coding sequence ATGGCAGCCAAGAATCAAGGGCCGTTGGTGGTATCACTGCCGCTCGGCGAGCCGCAGCCAGGCGAGAGCCTGCAGCGTTGGCTATACACCGCGCTGCGCGAGGCGATCCTCAGCAGTCGGCTGCCATCTGGCAGCCAGTTACCCAGTACGCGAGCGCTCGCTGAGCATTACGGCATGGCGCGTGGTACGGCGCAGGCCGCCTACCAGCAGTTGCAGTCCGAAGGCTATCTGAATACCGACAGCGGCTATGGCACGCGAGTCTGCGTGGTGTTGCCGGATGCCACGCTGAACGCGGGCTATGTAAGGCGGCCAATCGCCCCGCAGGTAGAGCAGCGTGACGCGCCAGATACGCTCTGGGCGCAGCGTCTGCAGGCAGAGAAGCCGGTGTTCATGAGTGGTGGAGCACAAGCTGGATTGCGCCCGTTCTTTCCGCACCGCGGCGACGTCCTGGCATTCCCTATCGACCTGTGGCGCAAGCTGCACACCGGGCACCTGCGTTCGTCACGCCTGCTGGATATGCTGGATGCCGACCCGGCGGGCTTGCCCGTGCTGCGCAATGCCATCGCCCAGTACCTGTCGATTGCCCGTGGCGTGCGGGTGACAGCCGAGCGCATCGTGATTCTTGGCAGCGTCCAGCAGGCGCTGGATCTGACCCTGCGGCTAGTGGTTGCGCCCGGCGAGACGGTGTGGATGGAAGACCCCGGCTACCCCGGCGCCCGGCAATTGATGAAGGCCAGCGGCGTGGAGATGGTCGATGTGCCCGTTGACCGTGAAGGTTTGCAGGTCGAGGAAGGGATTCACCTGGCGCCGGGCGCGCGCATGGCCTATGTCACCCCATCGCACCAGGCACCGCTGGGCGGCGAGCTGTCACCAGCACGGCGCATTGCGTTGCTGCGTTGGGCCAGTGAAAACGGCAGCTACATCTTCGAGGACGATTACGACAGCGAGTACCGCTTCGTCGCCAAGCCCATCCCGGCGCTGCGCAGCATGGCCAACAGCGACGCTCAGGTGATTCTTGCCGGGACTTTCAGCAAGCTGCTGTTTCCGTCTCTGCGCCTGGCCTACGTGGTATTGCCGCCGCAGTTGGTGGAGAGCTTCACGCGCCTGGTTTCGCTGACTGCGCGGCACGCCAACAGCCTTTCACAGGCGGTATTGGCCGACTTCATCGCGCAGGGGCATTTCGACCGCCACCTGCGGCGCATGCGCAAGTTGTACGCGGCGCGGGCCGAGGCCTTCGCTCATGCCGCCGAGCAGCATTGGCAAGGGCTGATCGACGTTCCGCCAATACGCGCGGGGCTGGATGTGGTGTGTGGTCTGCTGGCGGGCGATGAGCTGGACGTGCAGGCGAGGCTGGCCGCGGAAGGCATCGACGTGATGCCCTTGCAGCGTTACTGCGTGAAACCTCGGGCGCCTGGGCTGGTGATGGGCTTCGCGCCCTATGACGAAGCGGCCATCGAGCGTGCCGCCAAGGATGTGGCGCGGTTGCTGCAATCGGTGAAAGTGCGCTAG
- a CDS encoding zinc-ribbon domain-containing protein: protein MSLIDCPECQNRISDKAQACPQCGNPMSHPVSNRWLSEKNVGQVAGATTAWLTAPWIARMVFGVVAMICITVIIVAR from the coding sequence ATGAGCCTTATCGACTGCCCCGAGTGCCAGAACCGTATTTCCGACAAGGCTCAGGCCTGCCCGCAATGTGGCAACCCGATGAGCCATCCGGTCAGTAATCGCTGGCTGTCGGAAAAGAACGTCGGCCAGGTTGCCGGCGCCACGACGGCATGGCTCACAGCACCATGGATCGCCCGCATGGTTTTTGGCGTGGTGGCGATGATCTGCATCACCGTGATCATCGTGGCCCGCTAG
- a CDS encoding YdbL family protein — protein MSLIKPFAGLLLLLSLSLPAHAISLNEAMSALSDAKASGQLGELPSGYLGVVKSGGQADEIAKLINAARRAEYQKLAQQNGIQLSDVETIAGQKAIDRTPAGQYIQQQGQWRRK, from the coding sequence ATGAGCCTGATCAAACCCTTCGCCGGCCTGTTGCTGCTGCTCAGCCTGAGCCTGCCGGCCCACGCCATCAGCCTCAACGAGGCGATGTCCGCCCTGAGCGATGCCAAGGCCAGCGGCCAACTCGGCGAACTGCCCAGTGGTTACCTCGGCGTGGTCAAATCCGGCGGCCAGGCCGACGAGATCGCCAAACTGATCAACGCCGCCCGCCGCGCCGAATACCAGAAGCTCGCCCAGCAGAACGGTATTCAACTCAGCGACGTGGAAACCATCGCCGGCCAGAAGGCTATCGACAGAACTCCCGCCGGGCAGTACATCCAGCAGCAAGGTCAGTGGCGCCGCAAGTAG
- a CDS encoding YnbE family lipoprotein, producing the protein MRLRSCITALLLGLLSVACTPTVQLAMPNEPININLNVKIEHEIYIKVDKALDSMFSESSGLF; encoded by the coding sequence ATGCGCTTGCGTAGTTGCATCACCGCCCTGCTGCTGGGGCTACTGAGCGTAGCCTGTACCCCCACGGTACAACTGGCGATGCCCAACGAGCCGATCAACATCAACCTGAATGTGAAGATCGAGCACGAGATCTATATCAAGGTGGATAAGGCACTGGACAGCATGTTCAGTGAATCCAGCGGACTGTTCTGA
- a CDS encoding intermembrane phospholipid transport protein YdbH family protein, producing the protein MLSRRTRLRLSVVFTLLVVSVAALYLGGSYLLQRNGIEKLDWHGVSLSRTGLNVKDLQLTQRSSTGTLDLHSLDLQLAWRDFGFSLPFWQYLDIGSLALTWRPASAEAAPATPPADLDLQQLAAPLALLPRSLRIHQLAATLPCARGQCTATGDLSLLHDEDDHLAIQLNLDHQAQVLNASLLLQPHSDALDLQLTLAIDQQPQVTLKSSLEHLGDGLAWSGQLDATQLTQAAVLQNWLSAWTVPEGTQWPQAPGEIGLQGSWQLNMPRRAMDVDNLLEAIGQFDLQGNLPQPWPFPGIGQLQGQLALAANNDGKQWIARRVEADLQLTQPSADWLNVLPPELRSESLRVQVQPDTPLGDLRSDLAERSLPLKLTLALRGATRLDLQGRLALASSAPWAVQFADTRLTSRTTTANQAGWQIGELTSDLKLAGHADGSAIELSLGQGSQLQAATLKGADLNAQKLQVELAGSALNLTLQDGTLQNWQFKGPLNLSTTRLEQANLKPQGWRLQSQIAAADLAGTLRGKLSNDSDLQLDLDARLDAKQNLQLKATLGELFLRSGNPLAKTLVQWPELLDLNSGRLNAVANLALTAGGSAPSVDLSLTGKGLGGIYDRSELSGLDTRLQFKLARQHFDLAIDELKIQQANPGLPIGPIEARGRYSASLASADKGQLQVNLVRTALMGGQVTLTPGQWDLASSNQLFPIQIRGLELQQLFTLYPAEGLAGSGTLDGDLPVRLGQNGIKVEQGHIAARQPGGRLQFSSEKIKALGRSNPAMQLVTQSLEDFNFTTLNSSVDYDQHGKLRLAMRLEGQNPAIENGRPIHFNINLEEDIPNLLASLQLTDRVNEIITRRVQQRMLQRNTAPKEP; encoded by the coding sequence ATGCTCAGCCGCCGCACCAGACTGCGACTGTCTGTTGTTTTCACGCTGCTCGTGGTGTCCGTTGCCGCCCTTTATCTGGGTGGCAGCTACCTGCTGCAGCGCAACGGCATCGAGAAACTCGATTGGCATGGCGTTTCGCTCTCCCGCACTGGCTTGAATGTGAAGGATCTGCAGCTGACTCAACGCAGCAGCACAGGCACTCTGGATCTGCACAGCCTGGATCTGCAGTTGGCCTGGCGCGACTTCGGCTTCAGCCTGCCGTTCTGGCAGTACCTCGATATAGGCAGCCTGGCACTCACCTGGCGACCAGCAAGCGCAGAGGCAGCGCCAGCCACACCTCCAGCCGATCTCGACCTGCAACAACTGGCCGCACCACTGGCCTTACTGCCACGCAGCCTGAGGATTCACCAGCTCGCCGCCACCTTGCCCTGCGCCCGTGGGCAGTGCACCGCCACAGGTGACCTGAGCCTGCTGCATGATGAGGATGACCACCTGGCAATACAGCTGAATCTTGACCACCAGGCGCAGGTCTTGAATGCCTCGCTACTTCTACAGCCGCACAGTGATGCACTCGATCTGCAACTGACCCTGGCCATAGATCAGCAACCACAAGTGACCCTGAAAAGCAGCCTGGAACACCTCGGCGATGGCCTGGCCTGGAGTGGCCAGCTCGACGCGACGCAACTGACGCAAGCGGCGGTCTTGCAGAACTGGCTGAGCGCCTGGACGGTGCCGGAAGGCACGCAGTGGCCTCAGGCACCGGGAGAGATTGGCCTGCAAGGCTCATGGCAATTGAACATGCCGCGCCGCGCAATGGATGTAGACAACCTGCTGGAAGCCATCGGCCAGTTCGATCTACAGGGCAACCTGCCCCAGCCTTGGCCATTTCCTGGCATCGGCCAGTTGCAAGGCCAACTGGCCCTGGCAGCAAACAACGACGGGAAACAGTGGATCGCCAGGCGCGTCGAGGCGGATCTGCAGCTCACCCAGCCGAGTGCCGACTGGCTGAACGTGCTGCCGCCGGAGCTGCGCAGCGAATCCCTGCGTGTACAGGTGCAGCCTGACACGCCGCTCGGCGACCTGCGTAGCGATCTGGCCGAGCGCAGCCTGCCATTGAAATTGACGCTTGCACTGCGTGGCGCCACCCGCCTGGACTTGCAAGGCCGCCTGGCGTTGGCAAGCTCAGCGCCCTGGGCCGTGCAATTCGCCGACACGCGCCTGACCAGCCGCACCACCACGGCCAACCAGGCTGGCTGGCAAATCGGTGAGCTGACCAGCGACCTCAAGCTGGCCGGCCACGCCGATGGCAGCGCAATCGAGTTGAGCCTTGGCCAAGGCTCACAGCTTCAGGCAGCCACCCTCAAAGGCGCCGACCTGAATGCACAGAAGCTGCAAGTAGAGCTCGCTGGCAGCGCCCTGAACCTGACGCTGCAGGACGGCACCCTGCAGAACTGGCAGTTCAAGGGCCCGCTGAACCTGAGCACCACACGCCTGGAGCAGGCCAACCTCAAGCCTCAGGGCTGGCGTTTGCAGAGCCAGATAGCAGCAGCGGATCTGGCTGGCACCCTGCGCGGCAAACTGAGCAACGACAGCGACCTGCAACTGGACCTGGATGCCCGTCTAGACGCCAAACAGAACCTGCAGCTCAAGGCGACCCTCGGCGAACTGTTCCTGCGCTCCGGCAACCCACTGGCGAAAACCCTGGTGCAGTGGCCGGAGTTACTCGACCTCAACAGTGGCCGCCTGAATGCCGTCGCGAACCTGGCCCTGACCGCCGGCGGCAGCGCCCCGAGCGTTGACCTGAGCCTCACCGGCAAGGGCTTGGGTGGTATCTACGACCGCTCCGAACTCAGTGGCCTGGACACCCGCCTGCAATTCAAGCTGGCGCGCCAGCACTTCGACCTGGCCATTGATGAGCTGAAAATACAGCAGGCCAACCCCGGCCTGCCCATCGGCCCGATCGAGGCCCGCGGCCGCTACAGCGCATCACTGGCCAGCGCCGACAAGGGCCAGTTGCAGGTGAACCTCGTCCGAACTGCCCTGATGGGTGGGCAAGTCACCCTAACGCCAGGGCAATGGGATCTCGCCTCCAGCAATCAGTTGTTTCCTATCCAGATACGCGGCCTGGAACTCCAGCAGCTTTTCACCCTCTACCCGGCAGAAGGTCTGGCCGGTAGCGGCACACTGGACGGTGATCTGCCGGTGCGTCTGGGCCAGAACGGCATCAAGGTGGAGCAAGGCCATATCGCCGCCCGCCAACCCGGCGGGCGGCTGCAATTCAGCTCGGAGAAGATCAAGGCCCTGGGCCGCAGCAACCCGGCGATGCAGCTGGTGACGCAGTCCCTCGAGGACTTCAACTTCACCACCCTGAACAGCTCGGTCGACTATGATCAGCACGGCAAACTGCGCTTGGCCATGCGCCTGGAAGGTCAGAACCCGGCCATCGAGAATGGCCGGCCGATTCACTTCAACATCAACCTGGAGGAGGACATCCCCAACCTGCTCGCCAGCCTGCAGCTGACGGATCGGGTCAACGAGATCATCACGCGGCGCGTGCAACAGCGTATGTTGCAGCGCAATACCGCACCCAAGGAGCCTTGA
- a CDS encoding tetratricopeptide repeat protein, with amino-acid sequence MPRVLSHSELHLLPVRAQVPVRVAAWLLDSPRLGHATSVKRIAGRLLKQPARQGVVQAQSRLGQMLCRDCDSARDRRMGVELLRQAARAGDGVAQLELGRLYCQPRTLELEQARHWLELAALQGQDEARDLLQRL; translated from the coding sequence ATGCCCCGCGTTTTATCCCATTCCGAGCTTCATCTGCTTCCCGTCCGTGCCCAGGTACCTGTTCGTGTCGCCGCCTGGCTGCTAGACAGCCCGCGCCTGGGGCATGCTACGAGCGTCAAGCGCATCGCTGGTCGCCTGCTCAAGCAGCCAGCGCGCCAAGGCGTGGTGCAGGCGCAGAGCCGTCTTGGCCAGATGCTTTGTCGTGATTGCGACAGCGCCCGTGATCGCCGTATGGGTGTGGAGCTGCTACGCCAGGCGGCACGTGCCGGTGACGGGGTTGCGCAGTTGGAGTTGGGGCGTCTTTACTGCCAGCCGCGCACCCTGGAGCTGGAGCAGGCCCGCCACTGGCTGGAGCTGGCGGCATTGCAGGGGCAGGACGAAGCGCGGGATCTGCTGCAGCGTCTGTAG